In one Procambarus clarkii isolate CNS0578487 chromosome 29, FALCON_Pclarkii_2.0, whole genome shotgun sequence genomic region, the following are encoded:
- the LOC138369611 gene encoding uncharacterized protein: MHSVASTVLTLMYPVASTVLTLMYPVASTVLTLMYPVASTVLILMYPVASTVLTLMYSVASTVLTLMYPVASTVLTLMYPVASTVLTLMYPVASTVLILMYPVASTVLTLMYSVASTVLTLMYPVASTVLTLMYSVASTVLTLMYPVASTVLILMYPVASTVLILMYSVASTVLTLMYPVASTVLTLMYPVASTVLILMYPVASTVLTLMYSVASTVLTLMYPVASTVLILMYPVASTVLTLMYPVASTVLILMYPVASTVLILMYSVASTVLTLMYPVASTVLTLMYPVASTVLILMYPVASTVLTLMYSVASTVLTLMYPVASTVLTLMYSVASTVLTLMYPVASTVLILMYPVASTVLILMYPVASTVLILMYPVASTVLTLMYPVASTVLTLMYPVASTVLTLMYSVASTVLTLMYPVASTVLILMYPVASTVLILMYPVASTVLTLMYSVASTVLTLMYPVASTVLTLMYPVASTVLILMYSVASTVLILMYSVASTVLTLMYPVASTVLTLMYSVASTVLTLMYPVASTVLILMYPAIVVP, from the coding sequence ATGCACTCTGTTGCCTCTACCGTCCTCACCCTGATGTACCCTGTTGCCTCTACCGTCCTCACCCTGATGTACCCTGTTGCCTCCACCGTCCTCACCCTGATGTACCCTGTTGCCTCTACCGTCCTCATCCTGATGTACCCTGTTGCCTCTACCGTCCTCACCCTGATGTACTCTGTTGCCTCTACCGTCCTCACCCTGATGTACCCTGTTGCCTCTACCGTCCTCACCCTGATGTACCCTGTTGCCTCCACCGTCCTCACCCTGATGTACCCTGTTGCCTCTACCGTCCTCATCCTGATGTACCCTGTTGCCTCTACCGTCCTCACCCTGATGTACTCTGTTGCCTCTACCGTCCTCACCCTGATGTACCCTGTTGCCTCTACCGTCCTCACCCTGATGTACTCTGTTGCCTCTACCGTCCTCACCCTGATGTACCCTGTTGCCTCTACCGTCCTCATCCTGATGTACCCTGTTGCCTCTACCGTCCTCATCCTGATGTACTCTGTTGCCTCTACCGTCCTCACCCTGATGTACCCTGTTGCCTCTACCGTCCTCACCCTGATGTACCCTGTTGCCTCTACCGTCCTCATCCTGATGTACCCTGTTGCCTCTACCGTCCTCACCCTGATGTACTCTGTTGCCTCTACCGTCCTCACCCTGATGTACCCTGTTGCCTCTACCGTCCTCATCCTGATGTACCCTGTTGCCTCTACCGTCCTCACCCTGATGTACCCTGTTGCCTCTACCGTCCTCATCCTGATGTACCCTGTTGCCTCTACCGTCCTCATCCTGATGTACTCTGTTGCCTCTACCGTCCTCACCCTGATGTACCCTGTTGCCTCCACCGTCCTCACCCTGATGTACCCTGTTGCCTCTACCGTCCTCATCCTGATGTACCCTGTTGCCTCTACCGTCCTCACCCTGATGTACTCTGTTGCCTCTACCGTCCTCACCCTGATGTACCCTGTTGCCTCTACCGTCCTCACCCTGATGTACTCTGTTGCCTCTACCGTCCTCACCCTGATGTACCCTGTTGCCTCTACCGTCCTCATCCTGATGTACCCTGTTGCCTCTACCGTCCTCATCCTGATGTACCCTGTTGCCTCTACCGTCCTCATCCTGATGTACCCTGTTGCCTCTACCGTCCTCACCCTGATGTACCCTGTTGCCTCTACCGTCCTCACCCTGATGTACCCTGTTGCCTCCACCGTCCTCACCCTGATGTACTCTGTTGCCTCTACCGTCCTCACCCTGATGTACCCTGTTGCCTCTACCGTCCTCATCCTGATGTACCCTGTTGCCTCTACCGTCCTCATCCTGATGTACCCTGTTGCCTCTACCGTCCTCACCCTGATGTACTCTGTTGCCTCTACCGTCCTCACCCTGATGTACCCTGTTGCCTCTACCGTCCTCACCCTGATGTACCCTGTTGCCTCTACCGTCCTCATCCTGATGTACTCTGTTGCCTCTACCGTCCTCATCCTGATGTACTCTGTTGCCTCTACCGTCCTCACCCTGATGTACCCTGTTGCCTCTACCGTCCTCACCCTGATGTACTCTGTTGCCTCTACCGTCCTCACCCTGATGTACCCTGTTGCCTCTACCGTCCTCATCCTGATGTACCCTGCTattgttgtcccctaa